One genomic region from Leifsonia sp. Root1293 encodes:
- a CDS encoding DNA topoisomerase IB: protein MARLKRVEPYTSTGYTRRRSGKGYRYLDAAGNPLESEERARAEALVIPPAWTNVWIADSPNAHILAVGVDGAGRRQYIYHPDWTAARDAVKFDRMRELAASLPVARRRVTRDLAVEGLSRERVLATSFRLLDLVAVRVGAEAYFEANGSFGLSTLLVRHVKLDGEIMRLAFPAKSGQKMQAEVTDAALAAVSAELLERTPRSRYLAWRDDDRFRALGGAQINDYVRTATGGDFTAKDFRTLRGTIAAATALAEAGPAATERQAKQAVRAAVVAASEVLGNTPTVAKGSYIDPTVIDRYLAGETISLTGSPENALLALYERTEPGTTRRTEPLVSDE from the coding sequence ATGGCGCGCCTGAAGCGCGTCGAGCCCTACACCAGTACCGGCTACACCCGCCGGCGATCCGGCAAGGGCTACAGGTACCTGGATGCGGCCGGCAATCCCCTCGAGTCCGAGGAGCGCGCACGCGCCGAGGCTCTCGTCATCCCGCCCGCGTGGACCAACGTGTGGATCGCCGACAGCCCGAACGCGCACATCCTCGCCGTCGGCGTCGACGGCGCCGGACGCAGGCAGTACATCTACCACCCCGACTGGACGGCCGCGCGCGACGCGGTCAAGTTCGATCGCATGCGGGAACTGGCGGCCTCCCTCCCCGTGGCGCGCCGCCGGGTGACCAGGGATCTCGCCGTCGAGGGGCTGTCACGCGAGCGGGTTCTCGCGACATCGTTCCGGCTGCTCGACCTCGTTGCCGTGAGGGTGGGGGCGGAGGCGTACTTCGAGGCGAACGGGAGTTTCGGCCTGTCGACCTTGCTCGTGCGCCACGTGAAGCTCGACGGGGAGATCATGCGTCTGGCGTTCCCCGCGAAGAGCGGGCAGAAGATGCAGGCCGAGGTGACGGATGCCGCCCTCGCCGCCGTCTCCGCGGAGCTGCTGGAACGCACGCCTCGTTCCCGCTACCTGGCGTGGCGTGACGATGACCGCTTCCGGGCTCTCGGTGGTGCGCAGATCAACGACTACGTGCGTACGGCCACAGGAGGGGACTTCACGGCCAAGGACTTCCGCACCCTGCGCGGCACCATCGCGGCGGCGACAGCGCTCGCCGAAGCCGGCCCCGCCGCCACCGAGAGGCAGGCGAAGCAGGCCGTGCGCGCCGCGGTGGTGGCGGCATCCGAAGTGCTCGGAAACACGCCGACCGTCGCAAAGGGCAGCTACATCGACCCGACTGTCATCGACCGATACCTCGCGGGCGAGACGATCTCCCTCACGGGTTCACCGGAGAACGCGCTGCTCGCACTGTACGAGCGGACCGAGCCCGGTACGACTCGGCGCACGGAGCCGCTGGTCAGTGACGAGTGA
- the ku gene encoding non-homologous end joining protein Ku, which produces MRSIWKGALSFGLVNVPVKLYSATEDHDVGLHQVHDADGGRIHYERRCDVCGKIVPYAHIDKAYDDGERTVVLTADDLAAMPAERSREIEVVEFVPNEQIDPIMFDKSYFLEPDGASPKAYVLLRRTLESTDRTAIVRFALRQKTRLAALRVRGDVLVLQTLLWSDEVREAVFPALDETVRISSKELELSSSLVDSYASDFTPDEFVDEYQKELRLLIERKLEQGDAIDTEATFGEVAEKEEGGEVIDLMDALRRSVESARGSKSADGAKSTGTAKKKSASSGAKSPAKKTATKSASGSAKSSTKASAKSSSKSEADTDADDAPKRKAQ; this is translated from the coding sequence ATGAGGTCCATCTGGAAGGGCGCGCTCTCGTTCGGGCTCGTCAACGTGCCGGTGAAGCTGTACAGCGCCACGGAGGATCACGACGTCGGACTGCATCAGGTGCACGACGCCGACGGAGGTCGAATCCACTACGAACGGCGCTGCGACGTCTGCGGCAAGATCGTGCCGTACGCCCACATCGACAAGGCCTACGACGACGGAGAGCGCACGGTGGTGCTCACGGCCGACGACCTGGCCGCGATGCCTGCTGAGCGATCGCGAGAGATCGAGGTGGTCGAGTTCGTTCCGAACGAGCAGATCGACCCGATCATGTTCGACAAGAGCTATTTCCTCGAGCCGGATGGCGCCTCTCCCAAGGCCTACGTGCTGCTGCGCCGCACCCTGGAGTCGACGGACCGCACGGCCATCGTGCGCTTCGCTCTGCGCCAGAAGACGCGACTCGCCGCTCTGCGCGTTCGCGGCGACGTGCTCGTCCTCCAGACGCTGTTGTGGAGCGACGAGGTGCGCGAGGCGGTATTCCCCGCACTCGACGAGACCGTGCGCATCTCGAGCAAGGAGCTGGAGCTCTCGTCGAGCCTCGTCGATTCCTACGCCAGCGACTTCACGCCCGACGAATTCGTCGACGAGTACCAGAAGGAGCTCCGTCTGCTCATCGAGCGCAAGCTCGAGCAGGGAGATGCGATCGACACGGAGGCGACGTTCGGCGAGGTGGCCGAGAAGGAGGAGGGCGGCGAGGTCATCGACCTGATGGATGCCCTGCGCCGCAGCGTCGAGAGCGCGCGCGGGTCGAAGTCGGCTGACGGTGCGAAGTCGACGGGGACGGCGAAGAAGAAGAGCGCGAGCTCGGGAGCGAAGTCGCCGGCCAAGAAGACGGCGACGAAGAGCGCTTCAGGTTCGGCGAAGTCGTCGACGAAGGCATCCGCCAAGTCATCCTCGAAGTCGGAAGCCGACACCGATGCTGACGACGCCCCGAAGCGGAAGGCGCAGTGA
- a CDS encoding ATP-dependent DNA ligase: MAKSSASQLVSVDGHRLKISNLDKVLYPESGTTKADVLGYYAAIAPVMLPHVIFRPATRKRWVHGVGTPDAPGETFFQKDLPAGTPDWVPRAVIPHSDHDNTYPLVNNAAVLAWLAQAAALEIHVPQWRFTAEGARRNPDRIVLDLDPGEGIGLPECAEVARLARTILTGMGLDPLPVTSGSKGIHLYAQLDERQTSDQVSAVARELARALEADHPDLVVSDMKKTLRTGKVLVDWSQNNGNKTTIAPYSLRGRFRPTVAAPRTWEELSSPDLAHLEYGEVLARVTRDGDALAAIDAGVGPVPDAGIRGGRATAAAASGSDRLSEYRAKRDASKTPEPVPDAVGTQADGRSFVIQEHHARRLHYDLRLEHDGVLVSWAVPKGVPADPGRNHLAVQTEDHPLEYGSFEGTIPAGEYGAGTMRIWDSGSYELEKWRDDEVIVTLTGSPSGGLGEPVRLALIRTSTDGTSDAGRTGSTQKSNWLLHRMKSTTPHYSPAARRRYAPVPPAAHQAMLARAGTLSDLGNGPEWAMEMKWDGIRAIASIEGDAVRLMTRNGNDVTAAYPELIALTDVAHVRSGVFDGEIVATDAAGRPDFGLLQERMNLVKPGEIEAARKRRPVRLFLFDVLELDGEDLTGLAYSARRTQLEKVVDAPRGSPIAVPDAFDGDAESAIEFSRNLGLEGIVAKEKDSLYEEGRRSGVWIKIKHLATQEVVIGGWRTGKGHRAGTFGSLLVGLPTPEGLRYIGRVGSGLRDQDLQRVMKQLEPLGQTDSPFIAVPREESRDAHWVAPNLVGEVEFSGWTRTGSLRHPTWRGIRPDKNPDDVSRE; encoded by the coding sequence ATGGCGAAGTCATCGGCGTCGCAGCTCGTCAGCGTCGACGGGCATCGTCTGAAGATCTCCAATCTCGACAAGGTGCTCTACCCCGAATCCGGCACGACCAAGGCCGATGTGCTCGGCTACTACGCGGCCATCGCCCCGGTCATGCTCCCGCACGTGATCTTCCGTCCGGCTACCCGCAAGCGCTGGGTGCACGGGGTCGGGACTCCGGATGCCCCCGGGGAGACGTTCTTCCAGAAGGACCTCCCGGCCGGCACGCCCGACTGGGTTCCGCGAGCCGTCATTCCGCACTCCGATCACGACAACACCTACCCCCTCGTGAACAATGCCGCCGTTCTGGCCTGGCTGGCGCAGGCCGCCGCCCTCGAGATCCACGTGCCCCAGTGGCGTTTCACGGCGGAGGGCGCCCGCCGCAATCCCGACCGCATCGTGCTCGACCTCGACCCGGGCGAAGGCATCGGGCTCCCCGAGTGCGCCGAAGTCGCCCGCCTCGCCCGCACCATTCTCACCGGCATGGGCCTCGACCCCCTGCCGGTGACCAGCGGCAGCAAGGGCATCCATCTCTACGCCCAGCTCGATGAGCGACAGACCTCCGACCAGGTGAGCGCCGTGGCCCGCGAGCTCGCCCGGGCGCTCGAGGCCGATCACCCCGACCTCGTGGTCAGCGACATGAAGAAGACCCTGCGCACGGGCAAGGTGCTCGTCGACTGGAGCCAGAACAACGGCAACAAGACCACCATCGCGCCGTACTCGCTGCGCGGGCGGTTCCGCCCGACGGTGGCCGCCCCTCGCACCTGGGAGGAGCTGTCGTCGCCCGACCTCGCGCATCTGGAGTACGGGGAGGTCCTCGCGAGAGTGACGAGAGACGGCGATGCCCTCGCCGCCATCGATGCCGGCGTCGGGCCGGTTCCGGATGCGGGCATCCGTGGTGGGCGTGCGACGGCGGCTGCGGCATCCGGCAGTGATCGGCTCAGCGAGTACAGGGCCAAGCGCGACGCCTCGAAGACACCGGAACCTGTTCCGGATGCGGTGGGCACGCAGGCCGACGGTCGGAGTTTCGTCATCCAGGAGCACCACGCCCGTCGCCTGCACTACGACCTGCGCCTCGAGCATGACGGCGTGCTCGTGAGCTGGGCGGTGCCCAAAGGTGTTCCCGCCGACCCGGGACGCAACCACCTCGCCGTGCAGACCGAGGACCATCCCCTCGAGTACGGGTCGTTCGAGGGGACGATCCCCGCCGGCGAGTACGGCGCTGGAACGATGCGCATCTGGGACTCGGGCAGCTACGAGCTCGAGAAATGGCGCGACGACGAGGTGATCGTGACCCTCACGGGTTCACCGTCCGGCGGACTGGGAGAGCCCGTGCGCCTCGCACTGATCCGCACGAGTACCGACGGGACCAGCGACGCCGGCCGGACTGGCAGCACGCAGAAGTCGAACTGGTTGCTGCACCGCATGAAGTCCACGACTCCGCACTACTCCCCCGCAGCCCGACGCCGCTACGCTCCGGTGCCGCCGGCCGCTCACCAGGCGATGCTCGCGCGGGCGGGCACCCTCTCTGACCTCGGCAACGGGCCGGAGTGGGCGATGGAGATGAAGTGGGACGGCATCCGTGCCATCGCGTCGATCGAGGGCGATGCCGTGCGCCTCATGACACGCAACGGCAACGACGTGACCGCCGCCTATCCGGAGCTCATCGCCCTGACCGACGTCGCCCACGTGCGATCCGGGGTCTTCGACGGCGAGATCGTGGCGACGGATGCCGCGGGCCGACCCGACTTCGGACTGTTGCAGGAGCGCATGAACCTCGTCAAGCCCGGCGAGATCGAAGCTGCGAGGAAACGGCGTCCCGTGCGACTCTTCCTCTTCGACGTTCTGGAACTCGATGGCGAAGACCTCACCGGGCTCGCCTACTCGGCCCGGCGGACACAGCTGGAGAAGGTGGTCGACGCTCCCCGCGGCTCCCCCATCGCGGTTCCCGACGCCTTCGACGGCGATGCGGAGAGCGCGATCGAGTTCAGCAGGAACCTGGGACTCGAGGGCATCGTCGCCAAGGAGAAGGATTCGCTGTACGAGGAAGGGCGCCGATCCGGCGTCTGGATCAAGATCAAGCACCTCGCAACCCAGGAGGTGGTGATCGGCGGCTGGCGGACGGGCAAGGGTCACCGAGCCGGCACCTTCGGATCCCTGCTCGTCGGGCTGCCGACACCCGAGGGCCTGCGCTACATCGGCCGAGTCGGCAGCGGCCTGCGCGACCAGGACCTGCAACGCGTCATGAAGCAGCTCGAACCCCTCGGCCAGACCGACAGCCCCTTCATCGCCGTGCCCCGCGAGGAGTCGCGTGACGCGCACTGGGTGGCGCCGAACCTCGTGGGCGAAGTGGAGTTCTCCGGGTGGACGCGCACCGGGAGCCTCCGGCATCCGACCTGGCGTGGCATCCGTCCGGACAAGAACCCGGACGACGTCAGTCGCGAGTAG
- a CDS encoding SRPBCC family protein, translated as MSSRGIHVEILIRAELDVVWELTQDVSLHPRWDLRFSSIEPLEELSGGGYRFRYRRALPGHVIEGTGTSSGERMRPDGTRTSALRFTTTDRLSPLGGGRGYWRYNPTANGTVFVTGFDYTPGWGRVLDALLLRRLIGWMTAWSFDRLRIWAETGVEPEDWPLRSVLWVWRPERPRAARCRRVPTRGRNPNTAPEILATLEEP; from the coding sequence GTGTCGTCGCGAGGAATCCACGTGGAGATCCTCATCCGTGCCGAGCTCGACGTCGTCTGGGAACTCACGCAGGATGTGTCGCTGCATCCGCGCTGGGACCTGCGGTTCAGTTCCATCGAACCTCTCGAGGAGCTCAGTGGAGGCGGGTACAGGTTCCGCTACCGGCGCGCACTGCCCGGGCACGTCATCGAGGGAACGGGAACGTCTTCCGGTGAACGGATGCGGCCCGACGGCACGCGTACATCCGCCCTGCGCTTCACTACGACCGATCGACTCTCGCCTCTCGGCGGCGGTCGTGGCTACTGGCGCTACAACCCCACCGCGAACGGCACCGTGTTCGTCACCGGATTCGACTACACGCCGGGATGGGGCCGGGTGCTCGATGCTCTGCTGCTCAGACGTCTCATCGGATGGATGACCGCCTGGAGCTTCGACCGTCTGCGCATCTGGGCTGAGACCGGTGTTGAACCCGAGGACTGGCCGCTGCGCTCGGTTCTCTGGGTCTGGCGGCCCGAGCGACCCCGCGCGGCCAGATGTCGGCGCGTGCCGACCCGCGGCCGCAACCCGAACACGGCACCGGAGATCCTCGCCACGCTGGAGGAACCGTGA
- a CDS encoding DUF4166 domain-containing protein, translating into MSSIFEQAMGADFSKLHPMLQRRFGVGIEAGYGCIGTGTMASIRRGPWWTVPFLHIGRIRNILVPDMGTGVPFTIENFPYLDPLGRETVTFVREYRVRSRPSRFDATMIIDEGRIVDYLGSHQHLAVDLELTAQTDGSLLLRSGEQRFYEGPLAFRFPMLFSGRAELRESFDDEAQVFRIALEVHNEVFGFLFGYEGAFSCEFPEATDAPVRLKPVRHEQRT; encoded by the coding sequence GTGAGTTCGATCTTCGAGCAGGCCATGGGTGCGGACTTCTCGAAGCTGCATCCGATGCTGCAGCGACGCTTCGGCGTGGGGATCGAGGCCGGATACGGCTGCATCGGCACCGGCACCATGGCGAGCATCCGGCGCGGACCATGGTGGACGGTGCCGTTCCTGCACATCGGCCGCATTCGGAACATCCTCGTCCCCGACATGGGAACCGGGGTTCCATTCACCATCGAGAACTTCCCATATCTGGATCCACTCGGGCGCGAGACCGTCACCTTCGTTCGCGAGTACAGGGTTCGCAGTCGGCCGAGCCGCTTCGATGCGACCATGATCATCGACGAGGGCCGCATCGTCGACTATCTCGGTTCTCATCAGCACCTCGCGGTCGATCTCGAGTTGACCGCCCAGACCGACGGCTCGCTGCTTCTCCGCTCGGGAGAGCAGAGGTTCTACGAGGGACCGCTCGCCTTCCGGTTCCCGATGCTGTTCAGCGGCAGAGCGGAGTTGCGGGAGTCGTTCGACGACGAGGCTCAGGTCTTCCGTATCGCACTGGAGGTGCACAACGAGGTCTTCGGGTTCCTGTTCGGCTACGAGGGCGCATTCAGTTGCGAGTTCCCGGAGGCAACCGACGCACCTGTGAGACTCAAGCCGGTGCGACACGAGCAGCGCACCTGA